DNA sequence from the Verrucomicrobiales bacterium genome:
ACGCATACACTACTCAGTGTATCCAACGCGACTTCCGGAGCCTATTCCGCCAGCGCGTCAACAGAATCTGGCATTACTGAGAGTGAGGCGGCGATCGTTTCTGTGCTCCCTGAGGATGCGCCTAAAGCCGCCTGGATGGTAGCTGGAGACCCCTTGCTGCTGCGTGATGTGAAGCATGCCGCCACCGACGCCCAAGGCCGGTCATACGTTGCGGGTGTGATGGCAGGCCCTGTGCAACTTCAGGGTCAGCCAGTCCTCAACGGGGCGAATACTGCGGTGTTGGGACAGGCGGAGAAGGATGGACGATGGACTTGGATCCGGGCGCTTGCTAGCTCGGGTTCACTTGTGATCAGCGGCGTTGCCGCGCATGACACGCATGGGGTTTGGCTCTCGGGCGGTTTTTCAGGCCAGCTCTCATGGGGACCCATCCATTCGTCGTCGACCGTCGTCACCAACGCGTTCGTCGCTCGGTGGAACCAAGACGGTGGGCTCATGTGGATTGATGTTCGTCCTGTATCGGGATTCGAACCTCCGAGTCATGGGGTCAGCGTCGACAACAGCGGCAATGCATTCATTGTCAACCGTGAAGAAATTATCAGGTACTCGTCTGACGGTAGGATGCTTTTCGCCTGGAGCAACCGCAGCGAGGGTTTTCTAGTGCCAGATGGTGTCGGAGCGCACCGCGCCGGATTTAGCCTCTTCGGCCAGCCGAGAGATTTCTACGGGGGCTCCTACTTTCTGGCTTCTTACTCGTCCGGAGGGAGGAATTTATGGTCGGTCAGGTCTCCATTTGAGATTTCATACATCGCCCAAGTGGAGGGTAGCCCGATCTTTGCTTACGGATGGCATTTTGCCTATGAACCCGGCTCCATTCTGGAGGGGGGTGCCAAAAGCATCGGAGGTCTGGACGCAACCATTAGTCTGCATTCCTCGGATTCCGGCGTTCATCGGTGGTCGCGTACCCTGGGGGGCAGAGGAAATGATCGTATCATGGCGTCGACTGCTGATCGAGCAGGGAACACCATCCTCTCTGCCAGTCTCGCAGGGACTGGCGAGTGCGATGGGGTTCGTATGGGCAATTCAGAAAGCCGGGTCGGTATCCTCGGGAAGATGAACTCTCAGGGAAGGCTTCAGTGGGCCAGGCACTTAGGGGATGCCGAAGTGCTGAGCGTTTCTTACGACTCTTCATCGAATCTCTTTCTAGTGGGGAGGTTCGCCGGACGATTTCGGCTGGATTCCCTCGAATTGCAGAACGATGGGGTGAGGCAGGCCTTCGTTGCCTGCCTGGCTGCCTCGTCGGGCTCTCCCCGCATACTTAAGGAGCCTGAGGATGTGTTCCTCGCTGTCGGGGTGCAGGGGGCACTGCAGGTCGGCTTCGCCGGCTCGTATCCGATCCAGATCCAATGGTTCAAGGATGGTGTCCTGCTGGCAGGGCAATCCCACAGTGTGTTGGATTTCGGCAAGGTTCAGACAGCGGACTTGGGCCACTACTGGACTGTGGCAAGCAATGCACTCGGATCCATCACCAGCCGTGTTGCAAGCGTTCGGCTTGGATATCCAGTAGTCGTCAAAGTGCAGGGGAACGGCAGAGTGATTAAGTCGGATTCATCCTTGAACTTCGAGGCAGGCGCCGAGTTGACACTTTCCGCACTTCCAGACCGTGGATCGAGGTTTCTCGGGTGGAGTGGGGATGTGGAGTCAACGAATTCGGCGATCAGACTGATTGTGGATTCCGATAAGCACCTGACTGCTCGCTTCTCACAGGACAATGGAGTGATCCGTGTCACTTCGTTTCAGGATCGCGGGCCGGGGACTTTAAGGTCTGCGATCGAGGAGCTAAATCGCATCGGAGGCGGCACAATCCGGTTTGCTGACGAAACCGGGCGGAGCATGGTTCGATCCGTCCTTCCGACGATCACTTCGGACTGCGAAATCATCGTTCCCGCCGAACAGTCTGTGGCGCTTACCGGAAGCCTCGAGGGTGCGCTGCTGAGTGTGGCGCCAGGTGTGACTTGTTTGATCCGCGGGTTGCAGTTCCAGGGGATTCAGGCGATAGGGTCCCAGACCGGAGGAGCGATTTCCAACGCTGGGACCTTGTTTTTGGATCGATGTACGTTCAATGGCAATACCCACATTGGGCTCGGCGGAGCCATCTTCAGCCGGGGTGTGCTGAATGTTCAGTACTGTCGGTTTGAGGGGAATCACGCCGGCATGGGGGGAGCACTTTTTCTGCTGGAGGGTGAAACTCGGATGGAACGGTGCCTATTCATCGGAAACACGGTTTCGGGGTTTGAGCTTACGGATGCATTTCGCCAGTTGTTGGTCCTGAGCAATGGGGTCTACACAGCAAACTCGGGAGGCGCTGTGTGCCAATTCGGCGGTCGAGCTGAGATCCTCGATTCTGAGTTTCTCAGCAATGGCGCTGTTGGGACCAAGCCGTCCGGCGTTGGTCATGGAGCGGGCCTGAGCACGGTGCGCGGAGAGACCCACGTGGTGCGCGGCCGATTTTTCGGAAATTTCATCTCGGGCGTCCTCAATTACTACGCGGTTCATCCATTTTACAGCACCGCTGGAAGCGCCGGCTTTGGTGGCGGTATTTTTTCCCAGGATGCGTCCTTGCTTGTTTCCAATAGCCTCGTGGCTAGCAATATTATCAAGGGTGTGAGCGGATCCGTATCCTCCGAGTACATCAGCTCTGCGTCCCTCGTTGGAGGTGGTGGGATCTCTGTGATCGGTGGTGCCGCGACGCTGGAAGGCTCCACCATCACGGGCAATTCGGTGCAAACAGGCAATGATGCCTATTCGGTCATCTCCCCACTCCTTTACAGGGGTGGCTCTGCTCTTGGTGGAGGCCTCCATGCCCAATCCGCAACGCTCTGGATCAGATCCTGCACCATCGTTCAGAACCGCGCCTTCGGTGGAATGGGGAGCTACGTAGATGGCTTGCCCCACACTTACGATTCGCTGGGGTTTGGGGCAGGTGGAGTGGTCAATGACACTAGCACTGTTCGTTTGCTGGAGACGCTCGTTGCTGATAACCTCGGCGGACCCTCGACCAACAGCAGTCCCGACTTTCATGGAGTGATCAGCAGTTTGGGAAGCAACCTGGTAGAGAGCACCAACGGCAATCACGGGTGGTCCGTTACAGACCTTCTACTCGTTGATCCTAAGCTGGGGCCGCTCCAGCACAACGGAGGTCCCACCGAATCTCATGCATTGCTGCCAGGAAGCCCTGCAATTGACGCGGCAGATGCAGAGCCGCTCAGCGTGGACCAGCGAGGTTTTGATCGTCCGATCGCAGCCCGGGGTGACATTGGCGCCTACGAGTTCGGCAGTGCAGGGATCGCCATGATTCAGATCTTCGGCTCTCCAGCTCTTGAGCTTTGGCGGGAACCCCAGCGGGCCCTGACTATCGAGTTCAGCGCCGACCTGGTGAATTGGAACTTTGAGCGGGAGGTAGCGTCCGGGCCGGATCGGCACGTGATGATTCCATTGACGCCGATGAGAGTCGGCACCTCGGGCATTTACTATCGACTCAAATTCCAACGCTGAATTGTCGATATAGGATGGTTCGTTGGGGCGGGGAAGACAGGAGAAGGAGAGTTGAATCGCCTTGGACGGTGGGAAACGCGATCTGGTTAGGAAGCCCCGGGCGCAGAAGAAGAGAACCCTCGTGACCTTCCCCCTCGCCGAGGCTCCTCCCTTACAGTTGAGAATGTAGGAGCCGCCCTGAGAGCTGCCAGCGGAGGCGGGCCGTCAGCAGGCTTTGGTCGTCCGACTCTATCCGAGATGCCTAGGCCTGTTCTCGCCCAGGCCACGTGACCTCATCCCCGTTTCGACAAAGTTTCCGACGAAGCTTCCGACAAAGGCGAACACCTAGCACCTAGCACCTAGCACCTAGCACCTAGCACCTAGCACCTAGCACCTGGCACCTGGCACCTGGCACCTAGCACCTAGCACCTAGCACCTGGCACCTGGCACCTGGCACCTGGCACCTGGCAGCCCCCCAGAACCCCCTCGAATGCATTTGACACCGTGGGCGTCCATGTCGTGTGCTTAGTCTAGCAATTAGCCCCCTTGTCTCATGACGATCCTCTCAAAAGGTCTCTGGTTCGAATGCCACAGGAGTCACTTGTGGGTTTTTCTGGTTTTAGCCAGCGTGGTTGCCGGGCCTCAGTTTCTTCCCGGCGCCGACAGCCGCCGGCCGATTGATTTCAATCGCGATATCCAACCCATCCTGTCCGACAACTGCTTCGCGTGCCATGGTCCCGATAAACATAAGCGGAAGGCCGGGCTCCGGTTGGATCGGCAGGAAGGAGCCACCGCACGTTTGGAGTCCGGGGAACGGGCCATTGTCCCGGGGAACGTGGAGGCGAGTGTGCTGCTCAAAGTGGTCGTGGCGCAGGACGATGACGAGCGCATGCCACCCGCCAAAACGGGCAAGCGGCTTACTTCTGCACAGGTCGGCTTGCTACGCGACTGGATTGCCGCTGGCGCGCCGTGGAAGGAGCATTGGGCCTATCTGCCGGTTGAGAAGCCTACGTTGCCGGAGGTGCGGAAGATGGACTGGGTCAAAAACGACATCGACCGGTTCATTCTCGCCCGGCTGGAGTCCGAGGGTCTTGCTCCTGCGGGCGAAGCGACCCGCGAAACCCTCATTCGCCGGGCGACCTTGGACATCACCGGTCTGCCTCCATCGATCGCAGAAGTGGATGCGTTCTTGGCGGACGCCAGTCCGAAGGCCTACGAAAAAGTGGTGGACCGCCTGCTCGCCTCGCCCGCGTTTGGGGAGCGATTGGCCCAGCATTGGCTCGATTTGGCACGGTATGCGGATTCCGATGGATACCATTCCGATAACCCCCGTTCGATGTGGCAGTATCGCGACTACGTCATCCGGTCCTTCAACGCCAACAAACCCTGGGATCAGTTTACCATCGAGCAGTTGGCCGGCGACCAGCTTCCCAATCCGACCCTGGACCAGCGGATTGCCACCGGATTCAACCGGAATGGCATGAGCAGCACGGAAGGCGGAGCGGATCCCGACGAATACATGAACAAGTATGTCACGGATCGCGTGAATACCTTCGGTACGGTGTACCTGGGATCTTCGATTGCCTGCACCGAGTGCCATGACCACAAGTACGACCGCTTTACCCAAAAAGAATACTACCAGCTCTACGACTTCTTTAATCGCATCCCTGAACGTGGATTGGATTCCGATCCCGCGCCGCCGTTTGTGAAGGTGCCGACTCCGGAGCAGAGCGCAAAGCATGCTCAACTGACGAACGACGTGGCTCGACTTGAACTGGCGACGCGCGCGCTCCAGGACCGGGTTGATCCCGATCTCGATGGTCGGCAGTCGACCTGGATACAGGCTCACCGAGCCACGGTGCTGTCGGATTGGCCGGTGGCATCGGTTCTCTCGGCCCGATCCACCGGAGGAGCCGACTTGCAGGCCTTGGATGATCACAGCTGGCGAGTTTCGGGCCAGAGTCCGGATCAGGATGTCTATGAACTCCAGTTGAAAGCCGGCCCCGGACAGCGGGAAGTATCGGCGCTTCGGCTCGAGGCGCTCACGGACTCGGTTCTGCCGGGGGGAGGACCTGGGCGCGGAACCAATGGAGCGTTCTTACTGACCGGTGTTGAGGTAGAGGCGGAAAGCGCTGATCCGGCGCGCGAACCATCGCCCGCCTCGGGGCTGACCTGGGGACGGTGGTCGGTGCTCGGCCCCTTCAAGGCCGCCTCGGCGAAGGAAGCCTTGGAGAAAGCGTTTGTCCCGGAGGGGGACTCCGATTTGGGCAAGACCTATGACGAAGGGAAGCTGAAGTGGCTAGCCCGTGCGTCGTGGAAGGAGCGGGTGGAGATCCCGTTGTGGGGAGAAGGCTTGGCCACGTATCTTCACCAGACCATTCGATCCGATGTGCCCCGGTATCTGGCCTTCGCTCTCGGAAGTGATGGCGGAGCGCAGGTTTGGCTGAACGGCGCCAAGATGGAGGGAGGAAAGACCTTCAAGGGAAAAGCCGGCGAGCCCGATCGTCTTGTGGTTCGTCTCAAGTCAGGTGAGAACGTTCTCCGGATCAAAGTTCATCACGGAGACGGTAGTCAGGGTTTCTTGTTTGCGCCTGAGGATCGGGCGGTTACTTCGGTTCCAGTGGCGATCGGTGTTGGTCTGGCCGACTCCGCTGCCAAGGACCACGCCATTGCGTTGGCCTTCGACGATAAGCCGGAGACGGGTTGGAAGCCGATGGACGCGGTGGACGGGAAGCCGGTCTCATCGCAGGCTGTCTTGGTGTTCAAGTCGCCGGTCGGATTCGCGGGAGGAACCTTCCTGAAGGTTCGGCTGAAGTTTCAGGGCAAGGCAGCCCAGCAGACCCTGGGCCGATTCCGCGTGGCGATGACTGATCGCACCTCGGGCTGGAAGGAGTTCGCGGCGCTTCCGGCTCCGGTCCAGGCGGCGTTGTTTGGAGGCAGCGCGGGACTGTCCGAGGCGGGGCTCAAGCAGGTGAAGGAGTATTATCGGGGTGAGTTTTTGCCGGAGCTCAAGGAAACCCTGGCGAAGCTGGCCGAAACGAAGAAAGCCGAACGAGATCTTTATAATCAGATTCCCACGACCCGAGTGATGGAGGACATGCCCGAACCCCGCCCCACGCACGTGCGGGTGCGTGGAGACTATCGCAGCAAGGGAGAGCAGGTGTTCGCCTCGACGCCGGCCATTCTCCCCGCATTGCCGTCCGGAGGGCCAACCAATCGCTTAGCTCTGGCGAAGTGGCTGGTCGATCCCAAGCATCCCCTCATGAGCCGGGTGACGGTCAATCGCTTCTGGGCCTTGCTGTTTGGCAACGGGCTGGTCAAGACCGGGAATGAGTTTGGCGTGCAGGGTGA
Encoded proteins:
- a CDS encoding PSD1 domain-containing protein, whose amino-acid sequence is MTILSKGLWFECHRSHLWVFLVLASVVAGPQFLPGADSRRPIDFNRDIQPILSDNCFACHGPDKHKRKAGLRLDRQEGATARLESGERAIVPGNVEASVLLKVVVAQDDDERMPPAKTGKRLTSAQVGLLRDWIAAGAPWKEHWAYLPVEKPTLPEVRKMDWVKNDIDRFILARLESEGLAPAGEATRETLIRRATLDITGLPPSIAEVDAFLADASPKAYEKVVDRLLASPAFGERLAQHWLDLARYADSDGYHSDNPRSMWQYRDYVIRSFNANKPWDQFTIEQLAGDQLPNPTLDQRIATGFNRNGMSSTEGGADPDEYMNKYVTDRVNTFGTVYLGSSIACTECHDHKYDRFTQKEYYQLYDFFNRIPERGLDSDPAPPFVKVPTPEQSAKHAQLTNDVARLELATRALQDRVDPDLDGRQSTWIQAHRATVLSDWPVASVLSARSTGGADLQALDDHSWRVSGQSPDQDVYELQLKAGPGQREVSALRLEALTDSVLPGGGPGRGTNGAFLLTGVEVEAESADPAREPSPASGLTWGRWSVLGPFKAASAKEALEKAFVPEGDSDLGKTYDEGKLKWLARASWKERVEIPLWGEGLATYLHQTIRSDVPRYLAFALGSDGGAQVWLNGAKMEGGKTFKGKAGEPDRLVVRLKSGENVLRIKVHHGDGSQGFLFAPEDRAVTSVPVAIGVGLADSAAKDHAIALAFDDKPETGWKPMDAVDGKPVSSQAVLVFKSPVGFAGGTFLKVRLKFQGKAAQQTLGRFRVAMTDRTSGWKEFAALPAPVQAALFGGSAGLSEAGLKQVKEYYRGEFLPELKETLAKLAETKKAERDLYNQIPTTRVMEDMPEPRPTHVRVRGDYRSKGEQVFASTPAILPALPSGGPTNRLALAKWLVDPKHPLMSRVTVNRFWALLFGNGLVKTGNEFGVQGELPSHPELLDWLARDFMDSGWNLKGFFKQCVLSATYRQSSKPTPELLVKDPANRLLARGPRFRLSAEMVRDCALDYAGLLDRKRALGGPSVRPYQPAGLWEEKMFGGNRYEESKGADLYRRSLYTLWKRTVLNPTLMTFDAPDRAICTEQRSMTCTPLQAFVTLNEKGFVEAARVLAARVMQEGGSSVQDRLTFAYRTVLARKPSARESEVLVKVYEDLKESYQHDLKSALELIATGESKKAENVNELELVAWTGVANALLNLDETITKE